A genomic region of Pseudomonas migulae contains the following coding sequences:
- the sbcB gene encoding exodeoxyribonuclease I codes for MTSIFWYDYETTGINPRCDRPLQVAGLRTDFDLNVIDEPVNLYCQPSEDILPHPAACAITGITPGQLAGRGLSEADFMTRVHAQLAAPGTCGAGYNTLRFDDEMTRYSLYRNFFDPYAREWQGGNSRWDLIDVVRAAYALRPDGLVWPKDDEGRVTLKLERLTAANGIDHGNAHEALSDVRATIALARLIREKQPKLYDWLFQLRGKQKVMDQIRLLQPMVHISGRFSAARSYVGVVLPLAWHPRNKNALIVCDLHLDPQGLLDLDADSLRQRLYTRRDDLAEGELPVPLKLIHINKCPVVAPLSVLRPVDQQRLGLDMALYQERTLRLSDAQQVWRDKVQAIYSSEDFTQSQDPEQQLYDGFIGDRDRRLCEQVRAADPAQLAKEQWPFDDERLPELLFRYRARNFPDTLNFEEQERWRIFCQQRLSDPEKGAPNTLETFAEAAAQLNITATPFQQEVLNEWSNYVQALRKRLNL; via the coding sequence GTGACCTCCATCTTCTGGTACGACTATGAAACCACTGGCATCAACCCCCGTTGCGACCGTCCGCTGCAAGTGGCGGGGCTTCGCACTGACTTCGATCTCAATGTCATAGACGAGCCGGTCAATCTTTACTGCCAGCCCAGTGAGGACATCCTGCCGCACCCGGCGGCCTGCGCAATCACTGGGATCACACCGGGCCAATTGGCCGGGCGCGGTTTGAGCGAAGCGGATTTCATGACCCGGGTGCATGCCCAACTGGCGGCGCCGGGCACGTGTGGCGCGGGTTACAACACCTTGCGCTTCGATGACGAGATGACTCGTTACAGCCTGTACCGCAATTTTTTCGACCCCTATGCCCGCGAATGGCAGGGCGGTAACAGTCGTTGGGATTTGATCGACGTGGTGCGCGCAGCCTATGCCTTGCGTCCGGATGGCCTCGTCTGGCCCAAGGATGACGAAGGGCGGGTCACGCTCAAGCTCGAACGCCTGACCGCCGCCAATGGCATCGATCACGGCAATGCTCACGAAGCGCTGTCGGACGTTCGCGCGACTATCGCGCTGGCACGTTTGATTCGTGAGAAGCAGCCGAAGCTGTACGACTGGCTGTTTCAGTTGCGCGGTAAACAGAAGGTGATGGATCAGATTCGGCTGTTACAGCCGATGGTGCACATTTCCGGGCGCTTTTCGGCGGCACGCAGTTACGTTGGCGTGGTGCTGCCATTGGCCTGGCACCCGCGCAACAAGAATGCGTTGATTGTCTGTGACCTGCACCTGGATCCCCAGGGATTGCTTGATCTGGACGCCGACTCCTTGCGTCAGCGCCTGTATACCCGGCGTGATGATCTGGCCGAGGGCGAGTTGCCGGTGCCGCTCAAGCTTATCCACATCAACAAATGTCCGGTGGTCGCGCCTCTGTCGGTACTTCGCCCCGTTGATCAGCAACGTCTGGGGCTGGACATGGCGTTATATCAGGAGCGCACGCTGCGGCTAAGTGACGCACAGCAAGTTTGGCGGGATAAAGTTCAGGCCATTTATTCCAGCGAAGATTTCACCCAGAGCCAGGACCCTGAGCAACAGTTATACGATGGTTTTATTGGTGATCGGGATCGGCGCCTTTGTGAGCAAGTCCGAGCGGCTGACCCGGCGCAATTAGCCAAGGAACAATGGCCTTTCGATGATGAACGTTTACCCGAATTATTGTTTCGATATCGAGCACGCAACTTTCCCGACACGTTGAATTTCGAAGAGCAAGAGCGCTGGCGAATATTCTGTCAGCAGCGTTTGTCAGATCCCGAGAAGGGGGCGCCCAATACTCTGGAAACTTTTGCAGAGGCCGCGGCCCAATTGAACATTACGGCAACGCCGTTCCAGCAAGAGGTGCTCAACGAGTGGAGCAATTATGTCCAGGCATTGCGCAAACGTTTGAATCTTTGA
- a CDS encoding DUF4350 domain-containing protein — protein MNRRLWLVAGVCIALLLGALSIYLYTKATPYPADIDHGPSPEAQANPYLAAEHFLRKQGLTVSHANSLDILPTLEPRQRTLLLLGDRSGMTPRQIDQVLNWTRAGGRLLFIAESLWDEKLGQSNDLLLDRVQLHQSLSKDLKDPPPDIGKDPYPKLTKLYLEDEDAPAYATFDTAFHLEDPKNLAQAWANSAKATHMMQLNHGLGSIIVVTDADLWKTPAIDQYDNAWLLWYLTADTNVTLLFNTDHDSLLTLLLRNFPQALVALVALIGLCLWHVGVRHGPLIEPAPRARRQLHEHLRASADFMWRRTGQDSLLQALQHDILRRVRRRHPGFEQLGVAEQWLVLARLSGQPTRAISQAMSPRPKQRLSSVEFSRQVAHLQTLRNAL, from the coding sequence TTGAACCGGCGTCTATGGCTTGTAGCCGGCGTATGCATCGCGCTGCTGTTGGGCGCGCTGAGTATTTATCTGTACACCAAGGCAACGCCCTACCCGGCAGACATCGATCACGGCCCTTCGCCCGAAGCCCAGGCCAACCCTTATCTGGCCGCCGAACATTTCCTGCGCAAACAGGGCCTGACCGTCAGCCATGCCAACAGCCTCGATATCCTGCCCACGCTGGAGCCTCGGCAACGCACCCTGTTGTTGCTCGGCGACCGCTCCGGCATGACCCCGCGCCAGATCGATCAAGTGCTGAACTGGACCCGCGCCGGCGGACGTCTTCTATTCATCGCCGAGTCGTTATGGGATGAAAAACTGGGCCAGAGCAATGACCTGTTGCTCGACCGGGTGCAGCTGCATCAGTCATTGAGCAAAGACCTCAAGGACCCGCCGCCCGACATCGGCAAGGACCCCTACCCCAAACTGACCAAGCTGTACCTCGAGGACGAAGACGCGCCGGCCTACGCCACCTTCGATACCGCGTTCCATCTCGAAGACCCGAAAAATCTCGCGCAAGCCTGGGCCAACAGCGCCAAGGCCACGCACATGATGCAGCTGAACCACGGGCTCGGTTCGATCATCGTGGTCACCGACGCCGACCTGTGGAAAACCCCGGCCATCGACCAGTACGACAACGCCTGGCTGCTCTGGTACCTGACCGCAGACACGAACGTGACCCTGCTGTTCAACACCGACCACGACAGCCTGCTGACCTTGTTGCTGCGTAACTTCCCCCAGGCGCTGGTTGCCCTCGTCGCCCTGATCGGCCTTTGCCTGTGGCATGTCGGCGTGCGTCATGGGCCGTTGATCGAACCCGCCCCGAGAGCTCGTCGGCAACTCCACGAGCACCTGCGAGCCAGCGCCGATTTCATGTGGCGCCGCACCGGTCAAGACAGCCTGTTGCAAGCCTTGCAGCACGACATCCTGCGCCGGGTGCGGCGCCGTCACCCCGGTTTTGAACAACTCGGCGTCGCCGAACAATGGCTGGTGCTCGCACGCCTGAGCGGCCAACCCACACGCGCTATCAGCCAGGCCATGAGCCCGCGACCGAAGCAACGGCTTTCCAGCGTTGAATTCAGTCGTCAGGTCGCTCACCTGCAAACCTTGAGGAACGCCTTATGA
- the mvaT gene encoding histone-like nucleoid-structuring protein MvaT: MSLINEYRATEEAIKELQARLKNLSQDDKLQTELEFEGKLRTLMGEYSKSLRDIIALLDPESKTKAPRGGAVKTTGTKRARKVKQYKNPHNGEVIETKGGNHKTLKEWKAKWGGDVVEGWATLLG; the protein is encoded by the coding sequence ATGTCCTTGATCAACGAATATCGCGCCACCGAAGAAGCTATCAAAGAGCTGCAAGCCCGTTTGAAGAACCTGTCCCAAGACGACAAACTGCAAACCGAGCTGGAATTCGAAGGCAAACTGCGCACCCTGATGGGCGAATACTCCAAGTCCCTGCGTGACATCATCGCGTTGCTGGATCCAGAATCCAAAACCAAGGCACCACGCGGCGGCGCAGTAAAAACTACTGGCACCAAGCGTGCTCGCAAAGTTAAACAATACAAAAACCCGCACAACGGCGAAGTCATCGAAACCAAAGGTGGCAACCACAAGACTCTGAAAGAGTGGAAAGCCAAGTGGGGCGGTGACGTGGTTGAAGGCTGGGCTACCCTGCTGGGCTAA
- a CDS encoding RDD family protein: MLETAALPRKATLSPPLDTRYQVETPEGIDLPLRPAGLMVRALAFSIDLGLRGLILGLLFIVLAFLGKLGAGLGSILLFGVSWWYMVLFEVLNQGRSPGKQWMGLRVVQDDGTPIGWSASLLRNLLRFVDLLPFGYFLGAISCLQHPSFKRLGDLAAGTLVIYREQPITRPQLPDAEPRRPSFALTLPEQRAILGFAERQGELSEARVTELASILAQPLKVSAPRAVAELNGIARGLLGPA, from the coding sequence ATGCTCGAGACCGCAGCACTGCCAAGGAAAGCGACGCTGTCCCCGCCACTGGATACGCGGTATCAGGTTGAAACGCCGGAAGGCATCGACCTGCCACTGCGCCCGGCCGGGTTGATGGTGCGTGCGCTGGCGTTCTCCATCGACCTCGGACTGCGCGGGTTGATTCTGGGCCTGCTGTTTATTGTCCTCGCGTTTCTGGGAAAACTCGGCGCCGGGCTGGGCTCGATCCTGCTGTTCGGGGTGAGCTGGTGGTACATGGTGCTGTTCGAGGTGCTCAATCAGGGGCGCTCGCCGGGCAAGCAATGGATGGGCCTGCGGGTGGTGCAGGACGATGGCACGCCGATCGGCTGGTCCGCGTCGTTGTTGCGCAACCTGCTGCGCTTTGTCGACCTGCTGCCGTTCGGCTATTTCCTCGGCGCCATCAGTTGCCTGCAACACCCCAGCTTCAAACGCCTCGGCGACCTCGCCGCCGGCACGCTGGTGATCTACCGCGAACAGCCGATCACCCGACCCCAACTGCCTGACGCCGAGCCGCGGCGTCCGTCGTTTGCCCTGACGCTTCCCGAGCAACGCGCCATCCTCGGGTTTGCCGAACGCCAGGGTGAACTCTCCGAAGCACGGGTCACGGAGCTCGCGTCGATCCTCGCGCAACCGCTGAAGGTTTCAGCGCCACGCGCCGTGGCGGAACTCAATGGCATCGCCCGCGGTTTGTTGGGCCCCGCATGA
- the purU gene encoding formyltetrahydrofolate deformylase: MRTFRLVIACPDRVGIVAKVSNFLASHNGWITEASHHSDNLSGWFFMRHEIRADSLPFGIEAFREAFAPIAEEFSMNWRITDTAQKKRVVLMASRESHCLADLLHRWHSDELDCEISCVISNHDDLRSMVEWHGIPYYHVPVNPQDKEPAFAEVSRLVKQHEAEVVVLARYMQILPPELCSEYAHKVINIHHSFLPSFVGAKPYHQASLRGVKLIGATCHYVTEELDAGPIIEQDVVRVSHSDSIEDMVRFGRDVEKMVLARGLRYHLEDRVLVHGNKTVVF, translated from the coding sequence ATGCGCACTTTTCGGCTAGTGATTGCTTGCCCGGACCGCGTCGGCATCGTTGCTAAAGTCAGTAACTTTCTGGCGTCACATAACGGCTGGATCACTGAAGCGAGCCATCACTCGGATAATCTCAGTGGCTGGTTCTTCATGCGTCACGAGATTCGAGCCGATTCTCTGCCTTTTGGTATCGAGGCTTTCCGCGAAGCGTTCGCGCCGATTGCCGAAGAGTTCTCGATGAACTGGCGCATCACCGATACCGCGCAGAAGAAGCGCGTGGTGTTGATGGCCAGCCGCGAGTCTCATTGCCTGGCTGACTTGCTGCACCGCTGGCACAGCGATGAACTGGACTGTGAAATCTCCTGCGTGATTTCCAATCACGATGATTTGCGCAGCATGGTCGAGTGGCACGGTATTCCTTACTACCACGTGCCGGTCAATCCACAGGATAAAGAGCCGGCATTCGCCGAAGTCTCGCGTCTGGTCAAACAGCACGAAGCCGAAGTGGTGGTCCTTGCCCGTTACATGCAAATCCTGCCGCCCGAGTTGTGCAGTGAATATGCGCACAAGGTCATCAACATTCACCACAGCTTCCTGCCGTCGTTCGTCGGCGCCAAGCCCTATCACCAGGCTTCCCTGCGTGGGGTGAAGCTGATTGGTGCGACGTGCCACTATGTCACTGAAGAGCTGGACGCCGGCCCGATCATCGAGCAGGACGTGGTGCGTGTCAGCCACAGCGATAGCATCGAAGACATGGTGCGTTTCGGGCGTGATGTCGAGAAGATGGTGCTGGCCCGTGGTCTGCGTTATCACCTGGAAGACCGGGTGCTGGTGCATGGTAACAAGACCGTGGTGTTCTGA
- a CDS encoding DUF4129 domain-containing protein: MRLSDATVVIRPRTTWEAMDLGVLLSQRHRRLLMTSWAIVTLPVFALLTLLLWDSPSLAAFIFWWLKPAFERLPLYILSKAMFGETPTLKQALRQWPRLLKPQLLASLTWRRLSLSRSFLLPVVQLEGLSGQARQQRLQVLLQRDGGAARWLTIIGVHLESALWIGLMVLFYLLLPPQVELDWSWQTLLSAATQDWRWLEHLTNAFYVLVLVVWEPIYVACGFSLYLNRRTILEAWDIELVFRRLRQRVSSAAVTLLLAAFLLMPTGQNLWAAEPAIAPDSARLLDQPLTSQASRDSIKAILDQPPFKNKETVTRYRFGEDKPSAETSDDGKAPEWLKALFKLLDNQRFGALATLIEVLLWGAVIGAIGVLIWRYREWLQAFVSRRPALKGKVARPLPQQAFGLDLNRETLPQDIAASAESLWQSNPREALGLLYRALLSHLLHDYNMALKPADTEGQVLERVEQLQQPALLAFSKNLTGHWQNMAYGHRLPPAHLQQELCDGWRTLFGPGASR; encoded by the coding sequence ATGCGCCTGAGTGACGCGACCGTGGTGATCCGCCCTCGAACCACCTGGGAAGCCATGGACCTGGGGGTGTTGCTGAGCCAGCGGCACCGACGCCTGCTGATGACCAGTTGGGCCATCGTGACCCTGCCGGTTTTTGCCCTGCTCACCTTGCTGCTGTGGGATTCCCCCTCCCTCGCCGCGTTCATCTTCTGGTGGCTGAAGCCCGCGTTCGAGCGCCTGCCGCTGTACATCCTGTCCAAAGCAATGTTCGGTGAAACGCCCACGCTGAAACAGGCACTGCGCCAATGGCCAAGACTGCTCAAACCACAATTGCTGGCCAGCCTGACCTGGCGACGCTTGAGCTTGAGTCGCAGTTTCCTGTTGCCGGTGGTGCAACTCGAAGGCCTGAGCGGTCAGGCACGACAACAGCGCTTGCAGGTGCTGTTGCAACGCGACGGCGGTGCGGCGCGCTGGTTGACGATCATCGGCGTGCATCTGGAAAGCGCGCTGTGGATCGGCCTGATGGTGCTGTTCTACCTGCTCCTGCCGCCACAAGTCGAACTCGACTGGAGCTGGCAGACGTTGCTGTCCGCCGCCACACAGGACTGGCGCTGGCTGGAGCACCTGACGAATGCGTTTTACGTGTTGGTGCTGGTGGTGTGGGAACCGATCTACGTGGCCTGCGGCTTCAGTCTTTATCTGAATCGACGCACGATTCTTGAAGCGTGGGACATCGAACTGGTGTTCCGCCGCCTGCGCCAACGGGTGAGCAGTGCCGCCGTCACGCTACTGCTGGCAGCTTTTCTGTTAATGCCAACCGGGCAAAACCTCTGGGCCGCCGAACCGGCCATTGCCCCCGACAGTGCACGCCTGCTGGACCAGCCACTGACCAGCCAGGCGTCCCGGGACAGCATCAAGGCGATCCTCGATCAACCGCCGTTCAAGAACAAGGAAACGGTCACGCGCTATCGTTTTGGCGAGGACAAGCCATCCGCCGAAACGTCTGACGATGGCAAAGCCCCCGAATGGCTGAAGGCCCTGTTCAAGTTGCTGGATAACCAGCGCTTCGGTGCGCTGGCGACCTTGATTGAAGTGCTGCTGTGGGGCGCCGTCATCGGTGCGATCGGTGTGTTGATCTGGCGTTACCGGGAATGGTTGCAGGCCTTCGTCAGTCGTCGACCGGCGTTGAAGGGCAAAGTCGCGCGGCCGTTACCGCAACAGGCATTCGGCCTGGACCTGAACCGCGAAACCCTGCCCCAGGACATTGCCGCCAGCGCCGAAAGCCTGTGGCAATCCAACCCTCGTGAAGCACTCGGATTGCTCTACCGCGCCTTGCTCAGCCACTTGCTGCACGATTACAACATGGCGCTGAAACCCGCTGACACCGAAGGCCAGGTGCTGGAACGCGTCGAGCAACTGCAACAACCCGCCCTGTTGGCCTTCAGCAAAAACCTGACCGGGCACTGGCAGAACATGGCCTACGGGCATCGCCTGCCACCGGCGCATTTGCAACAGGAACTGTGTGACGGCTGGCGGACCTTGTTCGGCCCCGGAGCGTCACGTTGA
- a CDS encoding DUF2334 domain-containing protein — MAEPMNAPSLLLVLHDVAPQTWADYQPFVEAIDALGEVPMTWLVVPDFHKHNSLDAHPEFRRLLNHRVARGDELALHGYFHCDESPTPLTPRDWFMRRIYTHEGEFYSLSQEAALARLHAGIDMFHRYHWPLEGFVAPAWLMSEGTRQALRQLPLSYTSDPQHLYRLPDFTPVDAPGLVWSARSPWRRGVSKLVSDQREHRWRHAPVIRLGLHPVDMRHPFSRNYWLQTLKRLLDEGRVPMTKAQWLAQHDNRAGRAA; from the coding sequence ATGGCTGAGCCCATGAACGCGCCCAGCCTGCTGTTGGTGTTGCACGACGTCGCGCCGCAAACCTGGGCCGACTACCAACCCTTTGTCGAAGCCATCGACGCCTTGGGCGAGGTGCCGATGACCTGGCTGGTGGTGCCGGATTTTCACAAGCACAACTCGCTGGACGCTCATCCGGAATTTCGGCGGTTGCTCAACCACCGTGTCGCCCGAGGTGACGAACTGGCGCTGCACGGCTATTTTCATTGCGATGAAAGCCCGACGCCCCTCACACCACGAGACTGGTTCATGCGCCGCATCTATACCCACGAAGGCGAGTTTTACAGCCTGTCACAGGAAGCGGCCCTCGCACGCCTGCATGCCGGCATTGACATGTTCCATCGCTACCACTGGCCGCTGGAGGGTTTCGTCGCCCCGGCCTGGCTGATGAGCGAAGGGACACGCCAGGCCTTGCGCCAGCTACCCCTGAGTTACACCAGCGATCCACAGCACCTGTATCGCCTGCCCGATTTCACTCCGGTCGATGCGCCGGGCTTGGTCTGGAGTGCACGCAGTCCCTGGCGTCGGGGTGTGTCGAAGCTGGTCAGCGATCAGCGTGAACACCGCTGGCGTCACGCTCCGGTGATTCGCCTGGGTTTGCACCCGGTGGACATGCGTCACCCCTTCTCACGCAATTATTGGCTGCAAACCCTCAAGCGCCTGCTCGACGAGGGCCGTGTGCCGATGACCAAGGCGCAGTGGCTGGCGCAGCACGACAACCGTGCCGGGCGCGCCGCATGA
- a CDS encoding lysylphosphatidylglycerol synthase transmembrane domain-containing protein has translation MSRAIVLFVALLAAVLIPLLLGGNQTWSRLQSFPLNWLLIMFGMILLCWVVNTMRLRLLLGDQRDKVSPVKSLGVVMAAEFAYCATPGGSGGPLTIMALLARNGVRPARGSAVFAMDQLSDLLFFLCALSGILIYALFQHLSERMEWLLTVSAISMFGGLLSCVVIARYHRLLIRLSGRLLVRLSVKGSTRMRWARKLLHFLAAFTDTLKLPVQTLIKVFVLTCVHWVLRYSVLYLALRGLGADLQWAWSFLIQMLSLSAGQFSLLPGGAGAAELTSAALLAPMVGKSTAAAAILIWRAVTYYFYLVVGGPVFLLMLGRPLLKKLMRFRQA, from the coding sequence ATGAGCCGCGCCATTGTGTTGTTCGTCGCGCTGCTCGCTGCGGTGCTGATTCCGCTGTTACTGGGCGGCAACCAGACCTGGTCGCGACTGCAGAGTTTTCCATTGAACTGGCTGTTGATCATGTTCGGCATGATCCTGCTGTGCTGGGTGGTCAACACGATGCGCTTGCGTCTTTTGCTGGGTGATCAGCGCGACAAGGTCAGCCCGGTCAAAAGCCTGGGGGTGGTAATGGCGGCCGAGTTCGCCTACTGCGCCACTCCGGGCGGCAGCGGCGGACCGCTGACGATCATGGCGCTGCTGGCGCGCAACGGCGTGCGCCCGGCACGGGGTAGCGCCGTTTTCGCCATGGATCAACTGAGCGATCTGCTGTTCTTTCTCTGTGCGTTGAGCGGGATTCTGATTTATGCGCTGTTCCAGCACCTCAGTGAGCGCATGGAATGGTTGCTGACGGTCAGCGCCATTTCGATGTTCGGCGGGCTGCTCAGTTGCGTGGTGATCGCGCGCTATCATCGGCTGCTGATTCGTCTGAGTGGGCGTTTGCTCGTTCGTCTTAGCGTCAAAGGCTCCACGCGAATGCGCTGGGCACGAAAACTCCTGCATTTCCTGGCGGCGTTTACTGACACGCTGAAACTGCCGGTTCAGACGTTGATCAAGGTGTTTGTCCTGACGTGTGTGCATTGGGTCCTGCGCTACAGCGTGTTGTATCTGGCGTTGCGTGGGCTCGGCGCGGATTTGCAGTGGGCCTGGAGTTTTCTGATTCAGATGCTTTCGCTGAGCGCAGGGCAATTCAGCCTGTTGCCGGGCGGCGCAGGGGCGGCGGAATTGACCTCGGCGGCGTTGCTGGCGCCCATGGTAGGGAAATCCACGGCGGCGGCGGCGATTCTGATTTGGCGGGCGGTGACTTATTACTTTTATCTGGTGGTCGGGGGACCGGTGTTTTTGTTGATGCTTGGGCGGCCGTTGTTGAAGAAGTTGATGAGGTTTCGGCAGGCTTAG
- a CDS encoding stage II sporulation protein M: MKQSLFESRHKAEWAQFALMLDRLERNKDTSRIAGFPKDYRRLCQHLALARERGYSSFLIDSLQQQVLRGHQQLYQHRSRLGANALGFILADFPRLVREQWRFVLAASLMFFGSLIGFALLVYLFPDLVYNLIPAEQVNEMQGMYDPVAGHLGRSAERAASEDWVMFGFYIMHNIGIAFQTFASGLLFGLGSAFFLFFNGLMIGAVAGHLTQIGYGQTFWSFVIGHGAFELSAIALAGAAGLQLGWALIAPGRLPRAEALRVAARKSVLLICGVMLFLLIAAFIEAYWSSMTAPSPMTKYLVGAALWFLVAMYLLFAGRTRHAPE, encoded by the coding sequence ATGAAGCAAAGTCTTTTCGAAAGTCGCCACAAGGCTGAATGGGCGCAATTTGCCCTTATGCTCGACAGGCTGGAACGGAACAAGGACACCTCTCGGATCGCCGGTTTTCCGAAAGACTATCGAAGACTCTGCCAGCATTTGGCCCTGGCCCGGGAGCGCGGCTACAGCAGTTTTCTGATCGACTCGTTGCAGCAACAGGTCCTGCGCGGGCACCAACAGCTTTATCAGCATCGCAGCCGATTGGGGGCCAACGCGCTTGGCTTCATCCTGGCGGATTTCCCGCGACTGGTACGTGAGCAGTGGCGTTTCGTCCTCGCCGCCAGCCTGATGTTTTTTGGCAGTCTGATCGGGTTTGCGTTGCTGGTGTATCTGTTCCCGGACCTGGTCTACAACCTGATCCCGGCCGAACAGGTCAACGAAATGCAAGGCATGTACGACCCAGTCGCCGGCCACCTAGGGCGCTCGGCGGAACGGGCGGCCAGTGAAGACTGGGTGATGTTCGGTTTCTACATCATGCACAACATCGGCATTGCCTTTCAGACCTTTGCCAGCGGTTTGCTGTTTGGCCTGGGCAGCGCGTTTTTCCTGTTCTTCAATGGTTTGATGATCGGCGCGGTGGCCGGGCACTTGACCCAGATCGGCTACGGACAAACCTTCTGGTCGTTCGTGATCGGTCACGGTGCCTTCGAACTCAGCGCCATTGCCCTGGCGGGTGCCGCCGGCCTGCAACTGGGCTGGGCGTTGATTGCACCGGGGCGATTGCCGCGCGCCGAAGCCTTGCGCGTGGCGGCGCGCAAAAGCGTGCTGCTGATTTGCGGGGTCATGCTGTTTCTGTTGATCGCGGCCTTTATCGAAGCCTACTGGTCGTCGATGACCGCGCCTTCCCCGATGACCAAGTACCTGGTCGGCGCGGCGCTATGGTTTCTGGTCGCGATGTATCTGCTGTTTGCCGGACGGACCCGCCATGCGCCTGAGTGA
- a CDS encoding AAA family ATPase yields the protein MSEQIEPGSPSHAAQQRQRASQLAQAVRAELRKAVIGQNTVIDDVLTALIAGGHVLLEGVPGLGKTLLVRALARCFGGEFARIQFTPDLMPSDVTGHAVYDLQTEQFKLRKGPLFTNLLLADEINRAPAKTQAALLEAMQERQVTLEGRALPIAQPFMVLATQNPIEQEGTYPLPEAELDRFMLKVRMDYPDADQELDMVRQVSRSTRADMLDVQPLRTVLQAKDVLALQRIASDLPLDDQVLDYAVRLARTTRSWPGLTLGAGPRASIALVRCARARALLRGGEFVIPDDIKGCALAVLRHRVRIAPELDIEGLEVDHVLQQLLDQVPAPRL from the coding sequence ATGAGTGAACAGATCGAGCCCGGTTCACCGAGCCACGCCGCACAGCAACGCCAGCGCGCCAGTCAGCTGGCCCAAGCGGTAAGGGCTGAACTGCGAAAAGCCGTGATCGGCCAGAACACGGTGATCGACGACGTGCTCACCGCGCTGATTGCCGGCGGCCACGTGTTGCTCGAAGGGGTACCGGGGCTGGGCAAGACCTTGTTGGTGCGCGCCCTCGCCCGTTGCTTTGGCGGCGAATTCGCGCGCATCCAGTTCACCCCGGACCTGATGCCCAGCGATGTCACCGGGCACGCGGTGTACGACCTGCAGACCGAGCAATTCAAACTGCGCAAAGGCCCATTGTTTACCAACCTGCTGCTCGCCGACGAAATCAACCGCGCCCCGGCGAAAACCCAGGCGGCATTGCTTGAAGCCATGCAGGAACGGCAGGTCACCCTCGAAGGCCGGGCCCTGCCCATCGCGCAACCGTTCATGGTGCTGGCCACGCAAAACCCTATCGAACAGGAAGGGACGTATCCCCTGCCGGAAGCCGAGCTGGATCGCTTCATGCTCAAGGTGCGCATGGACTACCCCGACGCCGATCAGGAGCTGGACATGGTGCGCCAGGTCAGCCGCTCGACCCGCGCCGACATGCTTGATGTGCAACCGCTGCGCACCGTGTTGCAAGCCAAGGACGTGCTGGCACTGCAACGCATCGCCAGCGATCTGCCGCTGGATGATCAGGTCCTCGATTACGCCGTACGGCTGGCACGCACCACCCGTAGCTGGCCCGGCCTGACCCTCGGTGCCGGGCCTCGTGCCTCCATTGCGCTGGTGCGCTGCGCTCGGGCGCGCGCCTTGTTGCGCGGCGGCGAATTCGTGATTCCGGATGACATAAAGGGCTGCGCGCTGGCGGTGTTGCGCCATCGCGTACGCATCGCACCGGAGCTGGATATCGAAGGGCTGGAGGTCGATCACGTGCTGCAGCAATTGCTCGATCAAGTACCGGCGCCGCGCTTGTGA